In Stigmatopora argus isolate UIUO_Sarg unplaced genomic scaffold, RoL_Sarg_1.0 HiC_scaffold_38, whole genome shotgun sequence, a single genomic region encodes these proteins:
- the LOC144070347 gene encoding uncharacterized protein LOC144070347 isoform X1 — translation MPGPKGEPGVGLKGERGDDGIPGPKGSEGLQGIPGSPGLVGLPGAKGEKGKPGEPGLDGFPGLMGEKGDRGERGDKGDRGSVGKRGLKGQKGEQGPPGLDQPCPVVCDDKKDVSVKGVLSSPSTPLLPPLAPCPVGHDGLPIPGCWHK, via the exons ATGCCCGGTCCAAAG GGTGAGCCAGGAGTTGGATTAAAGGGGGAAAGGGGGGACGATGGCATTCCAGGACCCAAG GGATCGGAGGGTCTTCAGGGTATACCGGGCTCTCCAGGGCTCGTGGGTCTTCCGGGAGCCAAAGGAGAAAAA GGCAAGCCAGGCGAACCTGGACTTGAC GGCTTCCCGGGCCTGATGGGGGAGAAAGGCGACCGGGGGGAACGAGGCGATAAG GGTGACAGAGGAAGTGTTGGAAAGAGAGGACTAAAGGGTCAGAAGGGTGAACAGGGTCCTCCGGGTCTCGATCAACCCTGTCCTGTG GTTTGTGATGACAAAAAAGATGTGTCTGTGAAAGGAGTGCTTTCTTCTCCTTCAAcacctcttcttcctcctcttgctCCCTGTCCTGTG GGACATGATGGGCTCCCCATACCAGGCTGCTGGCACAAG TGA
- the LOC144070347 gene encoding uncharacterized protein LOC144070347 isoform X2: protein MPGPKGEPGVGLKGERGDDGIPGPKGSEGLQGIPGSPGLVGLPGAKGEKGKPGEPGLDGFPGLMGEKGDRGERGDKGDRGSVGKRGLKGQKGEQGPPGLDQPCPVGHDGLPIPGCWHK, encoded by the exons ATGCCCGGTCCAAAG GGTGAGCCAGGAGTTGGATTAAAGGGGGAAAGGGGGGACGATGGCATTCCAGGACCCAAG GGATCGGAGGGTCTTCAGGGTATACCGGGCTCTCCAGGGCTCGTGGGTCTTCCGGGAGCCAAAGGAGAAAAA GGCAAGCCAGGCGAACCTGGACTTGAC GGCTTCCCGGGCCTGATGGGGGAGAAAGGCGACCGGGGGGAACGAGGCGATAAG GGTGACAGAGGAAGTGTTGGAAAGAGAGGACTAAAGGGTCAGAAGGGTGAACAGGGTCCTCCGGGTCTCGATCAACCCTGTCCTGTG GGACATGATGGGCTCCCCATACCAGGCTGCTGGCACAAG TGA